Part of the Paenibacillus kyungheensis genome, AGACTTTCAGCGAATTCCATACTTAGTTGACCACGGGGACCGACGCTTCCGTTCATATTCTTAGGTAATCCAACCACGATCTCTGTCACTTCAAGCTCACGTATAAGCTCGACGATACGCGCATCCACATCTTTGGTACGCTTGCGATCAATGACTTCTACCCCTTGAGCGGTCCAGCCAAAAGCGTCGCTGATTGCAACGCCAATTTTTCGATCCCCATAATCTAAACCTAATATTCTCATTTCTTTACGCTCCGTCTCTACCGATGACTGGCCAGGTAGGATCGGACCAGTTCTTCTATTAATTCATCCCGCTCTTTTTTGCCGATCAAACTTCTAGCATTTTTATGCCGGGGAATGTAAGCGGGGTCCCCTGAGATTAAATATCCAACCATTTGATTGATCGGGTTGTATTCCTTCTCAACCAGTGCATCGTATACAGTGAGAAGTATTTCCTGAGAAGAGGTTTCGTGCTCGTCACCCTTCACATTAAATTTAACTGTTTTATCCATGGAGTCCACTCGCTGACACCTCGCTTTTTGGAAAAAGTGTATACTTGTACACTTCCTCAAAATGGAATCCCTTGCTATTCATGCTGATTCTTTTTCATCATAACACAACAAGGGATATACAAGGAATATTTACGTTAAAACAATTCAAAAAGTTACAAAATTGTTTCACCTTTTTGAATCTAACACGCTATTCCTTATCTTTTTATACCCATTATCTGTTCCTAATATCATTAAATCGAAGCGACATGTTGCTTCGCTGCTGCAAGAGCTTCTGTTAATTTGGAAGCATCTTTACCACCAGCTTGTGCCATATCAGGACGACCACCACCACCGCCACCACAGATAGCAGCGACTTCTTTCACCAATTTACCTGCATGTAGTCCGCGTTCAATACCAGACTTCGGAACAACAACAACAAAGTTTACTTTGTCGTCTTGAGCTGCACCTAGCACAAGCACTGCTTCAGGCAACTTACCTTTTAATTCATCTGCTAGACCACGCAAAGCATCCATACTTGGAACATTAACAGAGACAGCTAACAGTTGAGTAGAACCTACAGTTTCAACTTGATCTGTTAATTGACCTGCTTCAATCAAGCTTAATTTGCTTTGCAGTGATTCATTCTCACGACCTAGATCGCGTAGTTGTTGGTTAAGCGATTCGATACGTTTAGGAACATCATGTACGTTTGATTTCAATTGTACCGCAGCTTGCTTCAAAATATCCAATTGGCTATCTAAAAACATGTATGCTAAACGTCCAGTAACGGCTTCGATACGGCGTACACCCGAACCAATACCACTTTCAGATACCAATTTGAACAATCCGATACGTGCTGTGTTATCAACATGACAACCACCACATAATTCAATACTGTAATCACCGATTTGGACTACACGTACAATATCGCCATACTTTTCGCCAAATAGTGCCATAGCGCCCATTGCTTTCGCTTCGTCGATTCCTTTGTACTCAATCTCTACATCTAGGCCTTTCCAGATTTCCTGATTCACACGACGCTCAATATCTGCAAGTTCTTCCGGTGTAATACTACCGAAGTGAGAAAAGTCAAAACGCAAACGCTCTGCTTCAACCAGTGAACCTGCTTGATTAACATGTGTACCTAATACATCTTTAAGCGCTTGATGCAATAAGTGAGTCGCTGTATGGTTTTTGATAATATCGTTACGGTTTGGTGCATCTACTTCTGCTGTTACGACATCGCCGATATGCAGTTCACCCGAACTTACAGTAACGATATGCACAAATTGTCCGCGTGGAGCTTTGAACAATCCTTCGACAGAAGCTTCAACCGTATCATTGCTCAAACGACCTACGTCACTGATCTGACCGCCACTTTCTGCATAGAAAGGAGTTACATCCAGAATCACCTGACATTGTTGCCCTTCGCCTACACGATCTACCGATGCTTCTTCTTGAATCAAAGCGACTACAGTAGCTTGTACTGTTAATTGCTCATAACCGATAAATTCACTTTTGCCTTCAAAATCAGACAATACGCCGCCTTGAACTTTCATACTGCCGCTATCTTGACGAGCTGCACGAGCGCGATCACGTTGCTCTTGCATAGCTACATCAAAGCCTTCACGGTCTACAGTTAGTCCATTTTCTGCTGCATAATCTTCTGTCAAGTCAAACGGGAAACCATACGTATCATATAATTTGAACGCTTCTGCACCACTGATTGCTGTTTGTCCATTTTGCTTCGCTTGTGTACTCAGATCAGCCAAAATATTCAAACCATCGGATAAAGTTTCATGGAAACGCTCTTCTTCTGTACGAATAATTTTCTCGATAAATTCACGTTTGGATACCACTTCTGGATAGTAGACACCCATAATCTCGCCTACGATACCTGTTAAGCTGAATAAGAACGGTTTATCCAGACCGATCACTTTACCGTAACGTACAGCACGACGTAGCAAACGACGAATAACATAACCGCGTCCTTCATTGGAAGGCAATACACCGTCAGCCGCTGCAAAAGCAACAGTACGAATATGGTCAGCAATAACTTTCAATGCTACATCGGTTTCTTCGTTTTGTTTGTAAGTTACGCCTGCAATTTGAGCAGCTTGTTGAATAATCGGTTGGAACAAGTCAGTGTCAAAGTTAGAATCCACTTCTTGCAAAATCGAAGCAAAACGTTCTAAACCTGCACCTGTATCTATATTTTTGTTCGGTAGCGGTGTGTAGCTACCATCTTTGTTATGATTAAATTGAGAAAATACCAGGTTCCATACTTCTAAGAAACGTTCGTTTTCTCCACCTGGATACATTTCTGGATCATTTGGATCAAGAGCACCATAAGCATCTCCACGATCATAGAAAATCTCACTACACGGTCCACAAGGGCCTTCGCCGATATCCCAGAAGTTTT contains:
- the ruvX gene encoding Holliday junction resolvase RuvX; its protein translation is MRILGLDYGDRKIGVAISDAFGWTAQGVEVIDRKRTKDVDARIVELIRELEVTEIVVGLPKNMNGSVGPRGQLSMEFAESLKESVQLPVHLWDERLTTVSAERTLIEADVSRKKRKQVVDKMAASLILQNYLDAKSKR
- a CDS encoding IreB family regulatory phosphoprotein, whose product is MDSMDKTVKFNVKGDEHETSSQEILLTVYDALVEKEYNPINQMVGYLISGDPAYIPRHKNARSLIGKKERDELIEELVRSYLASHR
- the alaS gene encoding alanine--tRNA ligase, which translates into the protein MKASEIRSKWLAFFESKGHNVEPSAPLVPHNDPSLLWINAGMAPLKAYFDGREKPENPRITNSQKCIRTNDIENVGKTRRHHTFFEMLGNFSIGDYFKEEAITWAWEFLTGKEWIGFDPERLSVTVYPEDEEAFKLWNEKIGLPAERIIRLEENFWDIGEGPCGPCSEIFYDRGDAYGALDPNDPEMYPGGENERFLEVWNLVFSQFNHNKDGSYTPLPNKNIDTGAGLERFASILQEVDSNFDTDLFQPIIQQAAQIAGVTYKQNEETDVALKVIADHIRTVAFAAADGVLPSNEGRGYVIRRLLRRAVRYGKVIGLDKPFLFSLTGIVGEIMGVYYPEVVSKREFIEKIIRTEEERFHETLSDGLNILADLSTQAKQNGQTAISGAEAFKLYDTYGFPFDLTEDYAAENGLTVDREGFDVAMQEQRDRARAARQDSGSMKVQGGVLSDFEGKSEFIGYEQLTVQATVVALIQEEASVDRVGEGQQCQVILDVTPFYAESGGQISDVGRLSNDTVEASVEGLFKAPRGQFVHIVTVSSGELHIGDVVTAEVDAPNRNDIIKNHTATHLLHQALKDVLGTHVNQAGSLVEAERLRFDFSHFGSITPEELADIERRVNQEIWKGLDVEIEYKGIDEAKAMGAMALFGEKYGDIVRVVQIGDYSIELCGGCHVDNTARIGLFKLVSESGIGSGVRRIEAVTGRLAYMFLDSQLDILKQAAVQLKSNVHDVPKRIESLNQQLRDLGRENESLQSKLSLIEAGQLTDQVETVGSTQLLAVSVNVPSMDALRGLADELKGKLPEAVLVLGAAQDDKVNFVVVVPKSGIERGLHAGKLVKEVAAICGGGGGGRPDMAQAGGKDASKLTEALAAAKQHVASI